The Streptomyces noursei ATCC 11455 sequence CGCCGCGTCCGGCTCCGGACCGGACCCCGCGGGCGGCGGCAACGGTGCCACCCGCCCGGTGCCCGACGGCGACCGCGAGGAGTCCTCCGGCGAGACCGGCTCCGGCGGCTCCCGTGGCGTCCCCACCCCCAAGGACCTCGCCGGCCTCGGCCGCCCCGCGCACGTCGTCCAGGGCTCCGCCCCGAACTCCGCCCCGAACGGCACCCAGCCCGCCGCCACCCTCCGCTGGTCCTCCGACAAGGGCTGGATCGAGCGCGGCGGCCCGCTCGGCGAACCGGCCGAGACCGCCTCGCTGCCCACCCTCGCCCAGCTCACCAGCGCCGAGCAGCGCTGGGCCGACCGCGAGGAGGACATCACCGCGGTCGGCGGCGACCCCTTCGAGGTCGGCCAGGTCTTCGCCCGCCGCTGGACCGAGCGGCTCTCCGACTCCGTCCACCTCCAGCAGCTCTCGACGGAGTACCCCCGCATCCCGCACCGCATCGACGGGGAACTGCTCCGCTACGCCGCCCGCTTCGGCCTGCTCGCCCACAAGGACGACCAGATCGACGAGCACGACCGCTACGCCATCCGGGCCGGCTTCTGGCGCGAGGTCGACCTCCGCACCGCCGCCGAACACACCCCGATCGGCGACTGACGGCCCGCCCGCACGCGGCGCGCCGGCCGTACGCGCCGGTCCCGTGGAGCCCCAGGGGCGGGAGGCCGCCCGGGGCCGCGTACTCTCGTCACTCGTGAAGACGGGCGCAAAACAGGTGGAGCACGGCGCGCCGGTGTGCGTCGTGCGGGACCTGGTCAAGACCTATCCCGCGCTGCGCGGGCGGCGCGGGGCGGACCGGGCGCCCGCGGTGCGCGCCAGCGACGGCATCAGCCTCGACGTCCGGCGCGGCGAGATCTTCGGGCTGCTCGGCCCCAACGGCGCCGGCAAGTCCACCCTGGTCCGCCAGCTGACCGGACTGCTCAGGCCGGACTCCGGCAGCATCGTCGTCCTCGGCCACGACCTGGTGCGGCACCCGGAGCGGGCCGCCCGGCTGCTGGGCTACCTGGGCCAGGAGTCGACCGCGCTGGACGAGCTGACCGTCTCCCTCGCCGTGGAGACCACCGGCCGGCTGCGCGGCCTGGACGCCGGCGCCGCCCGCGCCGAACGCGACGCGGTCCTCGACGAGCTGGGCCTGGGCCCGATCGCCGGTCGGGCGCTGAAGAAGCTCTCCGGCGGCCAGCGGCGGCTGGCCTGCTTCGCCACCGCGCTGATCGGCGAGCGCCCGCTGCTGGTGCTCGACGAGCCGACCACCGGCATGGACCCGGTCGCCCGGCGCGCCGTGTGGGCCGCGGTGGACCGCCGCCGCGCCGAGCGGGGCGCCACCGTCGTCCTGGTCACCCACAACGTCCTGGAGGCCGAGAGCGTGCTCGACCGGGTCGCGGTGATCGACCAGGGCCGGGTGATCGCCTGCGACACGCCGGGCCGGCTGAAGGAACTGGTGGGGGAGGAGGTCCGGCTGGAGCTGGTCTGGCGGGACCGGCCCCCGCTCGACGTCCCCGAGGTCGCCGCCCTCGCCGCCGAGGCCCGCACCGCCGGCCGCCGCTGGACCCTGCGGCTGCCCGCCGACCGGGCCCGCTCCGCGGTCACCGCGGTCACCGCCGGGCCCGCCTTCGCGGCCCTGGACGACTTCACCCTGGCCACGCCGAGCCTGGAGGACGTCTACGTCTCCCTGGGCGGGCGCGCGGAGGGGCTGGTAAAAGCGTGAGCGCGGCGGTACCCCCGGCCGGAGGCCGGACGAGGACTGGCCCGAGCGGGCGCCCGCTCGCCCGTACGACGGACCGACGGTGGGTCGGGGAAAGCTGGGTGACGGCGTGAGTGTGGTGTCCGCGCGGGCGGCGACCGGGACCGGAGCCGAACCGGACGGCGGCGGGGCCGGCGAGGTCGCCCCGCTCGCGCCCCGGGCCCGGCTGCTGCCCGCGCTGGGCGCCGTCTACCGCGCCCAGCTCTCCCGGGCCCGGGTCGCCCGGATCCCGCTGCTGTTCGTGGCCACCTTCCAGTCCGTCGGGATCATGGTCCTGCTGCGCGGGGTGGTCAGCGGCGGCGACCCGGCCTGGTCGGTGGTCGCCGGCTCCGCGGTGCTGGTCGTCGCCTTCGTCGCGCTGAACCTGCTGGCCCAGTACTTCGGTCAGCTGCGGGCCGGCGGCGGCCTCGACCACTACGCGACGCTGCCGGTGCCGCCGGCCGCCGTGGTGCTCGGCGCGGCCGCCGCTTACGCGTCCTTCACGGTGCCGGGGACGGTGGTCACCGCGGTCGTCGGCTGCCTGCTCTTCCAGCTGCCGATGGCCCACCTGTGGGTGCTGGTCGCCGTCGTCCCGCTCGCCGGCGCGGCGCTGTCCGGGCTGGGCGCGGCCCTCGGGCTGCTCGCCCCGCGGCAGGAACTCGCCACCCTCGGCGGCCAGTTGGGCATGTCGGCGGCGCTGCTGCTGGGAGTGCTGCCGGCCGGGCGGATGCCCGAGCCGATCGGCTGGGCCCGCGATCTGCTGCCCTCCACCTACGGGGTGGAGGCGCTGGCACGGACCTTCGCCCCGCATCCCGACTGGTTGGCGGTCGCCGGCGACCTGGGCATCTGCGCGGCCGTCGGGGTGCTCTCGCTGGCCCTGGCGACGTGGGCGTACCGCCGGGCGGCGGTCCGGTGAGCGCGGCCGCCGCCCCTAATAGGTGCCTTGGGCGTCCTGCTGCCGGAACCACGGCGTCGGCCTGGCACGATGACGGGGTGACCGCAGCGCAGACGCCCCATGAGAACCAACCGCCCCACGAGAACCAACCGGCCGACGAGCCGCACCGGCAGCAGGACGCCCCCGCCGGGGAGCCCGCTGCCGCCGCCGACTCCGCAGCCGGCCCCGAACTCGCCCGCGAGCTGCGGGAGGGCGTGCTGATCGCGCTGGCGGTCGCGGTGAGCGGGGTGCTGCTGGGCGTGCTGTGGGCCTGGCTGGCGCCGCGCGTGCCGCTGATCGCGGACACCCACAACGTCTACCTCAAGAACACCGAGGGCGAGGAGGCGATCGGCGCCGACGGCACCTTCGTCCTGCTCGCGTTCGGCTTCGGCGTGCTCAGCGCGGCCGTGGTCTTCCTCTTCCGGCGCCGCGGCGGCATTCCGCTGGTGGTGTCGCTGGCCGTGGGCGGCCTGCTGGCCGCCGTGCTGGGCTGGCTCATGGGCATGTGGCTGGGCCCCACCCCGGACGTGGTCGCGCACGCCAAGCAGGTCGGCGCCGGGGTCGTCTTCGACGGCCCGCTGCGGCTCCAGGCCAAGGGCGCCCTGCTGGCCTGGCCGATCGCCGGCATGCTCACCCAGATCGCGCTGAGCGGGCTGTTCGGGCCGCGCGACCCGGAACCGGACGGGCTGATGGTGCCGGACTGGTCCGGGCACCACCAGCAGCCGCCGACGGCCGACTGACCGCTCCGCCGGCCGCCCCTCAGGACGGCCGGCGACCGTGGTTGGCCCGCCCCTTCCGGACGCGCCACTTCCGCTTACGGGTCCTCTTCGACATGGCGTACCTCCTCCCCGGTCGTAGCCGAGGGCGGGGTGCGGCAGGAAGCCCCGGTGCGGTGCGGCCGGCGGCAACCGGGGGCGCGCGGCGGCGCCGGCGGGGCGCTCAACCCCGCGCGATCGGTGCCAGTCGGGCGCCCGTCAGCGCGACCAGGTCGTCGGGGGCGAGCTCGACCTCCAGTCCGCGCCGACCCGCCGAGACGCACACCGTCGGCCGGCCCTGCGCCGAGGCGTCCAGCACCGTCCGCAGCCGCTTGCGCTGCCCCAGTGGCGAGATCCCGCCCAGCACATAGCCGGTGCTGCGCTCGGCCGCCGCCGGATCGGCCATCGAGGCCCGCTTGCCGCCCACCGCGGCGGCCAGCGCCTTCAGGTCCAGCGAGCCGGAGACCGGCACCACGGCCACCGTGAGGGTGCCGTCGACGTCCGCCAGCAGCGTCTTGAACACCTGGTCGGGGGAGATCCCGAGCGCCTCCGCGGCCTCCTCGCCGTACGAGGCCGCCGCCGGGTCGTGCTCGTAGGCGTGCACCGTGAACGGGACGCCGGCCGCGGTCAGCGCCACCGTCGCCGGCGTGCCGCCGGACTGCGGGCCGGTCTTCTTCCCCTGCTTCGGCTTCTTCGCCACGGTGCCCTCGCCTCGTTCGCCCGCGGAGCCGCGGCCCCGGGACCGGAGACCCGCGAGCCGGTGTGTCAGTTGGGACTGGTCGGCTGCCGGGTCAGCTCCACGGCCGGCAGCGACGGGAGCTTACCGATCACCGCCGCCTCCTGGCGAAGCAGTTTCAGCTCCTGCCGCAGCCGGTCCGCGGTGTCCGGCGCCGCCAGCAGCTCCTGCTTGGCAGGCACGTCCAGCACCGCAGCGGCGGCGACCAGGTACGACAGCACCGCCGGGTCGGCGGGCAGGTCCTGGCCGCTGGCGAGGGTCCGCTCGTTCGCCCAGGCCAGCCGCTTCTGATAGGCGCGGAAGGCCCGCACCACGCCGGAGGCCAGCGCGCCGGCGCCCTCCCCGTGGTCCTCCTCCAGCGGCTCCAGCTCACCGGTCAGATACGGCCCGGAGGCGTCCACCGACAGCAGCCGGAAGCGGGTGGTGCCGGTGGCCAGGACCTCGTAGCCGCCGCCCGACTTCTCCTGGATGGTCGCCGCGTCCGCGACGCAGCCGACGGCGTGGAAGGCCCGGACCGGATCGTCGCCGAAGCCCGCGGCCGGGCCGGTGGCGGTCGGCGCGGTGGCGTCCGGCAGCCCCGGCGCGGTGAACGCCACCTCGCGGCCGTCCCGGATGGCGACCACCGCGAACCGGCGGTCGTCCTCGGGCCGCTCCAGCAGATCGCGCATCATCGCCCGGTAGCGCGCCTCGAAGACGTTCAGCGGCAGCACCAGACCCGGGAACAGCACCGAGTTGAGCGGGAACAGCGGCAGACGCAGGGAGGACACAGCCCGTAAGCCTAGAGCCTGTGCCTGGGCGCGCCACCACCCGCACCCGCCTCGGGCCCGTCCGCCGGGTCCCGCCGGGCGTGCCCGCCCCCGGAAAACGACCCTATTGCCGCCGCAGCAACCGGGACGCGCCGGTCGCGACCGTCGTCGCCAACACCCACCCGGCCATGATCATCACCGCCGCCACCCACTGGGCGGCGCCGCCCGGTTTCCACGCGCCGCCCTGATAGAGGTCTATCACCGGCAGCAGCAGGTCCAGGGAGTACAGGTAGGGGTTCCACGGCGGCGCCTCGTCGTGCTTGAGGGGCGGCGGCGGGTACGAGGCGAAGTACGCGGTGCCGATCGCCCACAGGATCGCCATCCACACCGTGGCCCGCCCCGGGCGGTAGCCGTAGGCCACCGTCCAGTCCTGGAGGAAGCCCCACGCCTTCGCCGCCAGCGGCAGCGTCTCGCGCCGCCGCCGCTGCTTGGCCAGCAGCACCTCCCGGGCGTCCGCGTCCTCGCCCATCGCGCGCAGCGAGGCGGCCAGCATCTCGTACGGTTCGGGTGCGTACTCCGGGGTCGCCGCGGCCACCCACTGGAGCCGCAGCGCCAGCGGGAAGTGGCCGCGCGGGATCAGCGTCTCGTAGGAGAAGCCGGCCATCATCAGCCCGCCCAGTCCGGGCCAGCTCGCCGACTTGTCGACGAGGTTGACGACCCTGGCGCCGGAGAGGATCACCCGGCCGCGCTGCGGGCGCTCGCCGAGGAACCGCAGCTCCGGCGTCTGGATGCGGCGCAGCGACAGCTCCTGGTCGGACTCCATGATGAACCGGGCGTGCTCCAGGTCCACCGCGTCCCCGAACCGTCCGTCGTCCAGCCGCACCCCGCCCTCGCACTCGAAGCGCTGCATCCGGGTGCCGCGGGCGGGGGTGTGGGTGATCCCGTACGGGGGTGTGGCGCCGCTGGAGAACGGGGAGTTGGCCAGGCCCGCGGCGGTGAGGTAGAGGGTCCGCTCGACGGTCAGCTGGGGGGCGTTCAGCGCCCGGCGGCCGAACGGATTGCTCAGATGGCTGCCGCGCAGGCTCAGCGACACCCCGACGGTGGCGCCGCGCAGCGACAGCTCGCCGTAGGACTCCAGCATCTCCGCCTGGAGGTCCTGGGCGACGGTCATCCCGTCCGCCATGATCGAGCGGCCCTGCCGGTCCTTGTGCACCACTACCTGATTGAGCATCAGATCGGTGCCGATGTGCGCGTCGGTCAGCCGGATCCCGGAGTGCACCACGCAGCGCGGCAGGTGCAGATCGCCCTCGGTGTGCAGCCGGGCCGCCTCCAGCCGGGGTATCGCGCAGTTCACCATCCGCAGGGTGGTGAAGCGGCTCTCCGGCAGCAGCACCTCGGCCTCGAAGCGGCAGTCCCGCAGCTCGACGAATGGCTTGATCGTGCCGCCCGCAAGGTCGAGAGTGTCCGTGATGTACGCACCGGTGAGCTTCAGCCCGGACACCCGGCCCGGTTGGGCCGGCGGGCCGTCGAGCAGCAGCAGCGCCACCACCCGGGCCCGGACCCGGCGCTCCGGGCCCCACAGGTGCTGCCCGTGCGGGTCGTCCCGGGACGGCTCGCCGCTGCTGAGGTTGCAGGTGCTGCCGTTGCGGAACGCCTGCCACATGCTCCACTCCGCGGACGTCAGTCGCAGGTCGGCGGGCGCGTCGCCGTCCCTGGCTCCGGTCACTGTGGCTCCCCCTCGCTCTCGCGGTGCCTGCCGGCAGGCCGCCTGTGGTGGTCGATCGCTGGTCGTCCGGTGGTCGCCGTGCGGTGCTGCGGTGCGGCGGTCGCCCGGCTCCGGGCGTCCGGCGGCCGGGGCCCGCGCCCCGGACGGCCGGCATCCGGTCGCGATACCTGTTCGGGCGTGTCCCGGCGGGCGCTCCGGTGCCCGCCCCGGGGGCCTCCCGGTACGCCCGCACCGACCCCTTGCCCGCCCGGTGACCGGTTGAACACGCGTGGTCAGGGCCAACTCCGGTCAACTTCGCGGACCGGTCCCGCGGCGGTCCGGCCCGTGTGTCACTGCGTATCACTGAGTGATACGGGCGCTCGGCGGCATCGGCGGGTCTGAGACACTGGGGGAGTGATCTCCCGAATCGATCTGCGTGGCGCCGCCCTCCCCGAGGGCGCCGCCCTGCGCGACCTGCTGCCCCGTGCCGAGTTCGACGTGGAAGCCGCCCTGGAGCAGGTGCGGCCGATCTGCGAGGACGTACGCCATCGCGGCACCGCGGCGCTGATCGACTACGGGCGGCGGTTCGACGGTGTCGAGATCGAGCGGGTCCGGGTCCCGGTCGAGGCCCTCACCGAGGCCCTCGACGCGCTGGACCCGAAGGTCCGCGCCGCCCTGGAAGAGTCCATCCGGCGCGCCCGGATCGTCCACCGCGAGCAGCGGCGCACCGACGTCACCACCAAGGTGGTGCCCGGCGGCACGGTCACCGAACGCTGGGTCCCGGTCGAGCGGGTCGGCCTCTACGTCCCCGGCGGCCGGTCGGTCTACCCCTCCTCCGTCGTCATGAACGTCGTCCCCGCCCAGGAGGCCGGCGTCGGCTCGCTGGCCGTCGCCTCCCCGCCGCAGGCTTCCTCCCCGGCGCAGCCGTCCTTCCACGGGCTGCCGCACCCCACGATCCTGGCCGCCTGCGCCCTGCTCGGCGTCGACGAGGTCTACGCCGCGGGCGGCGCCCAGGCCGTCGCGATGTTCGCGTACGGCACCGAGGAGTGCGCCCCGGTCAACCTGGTCACCGGCCCCGGCAACATCTACGTCGCCGCCGCCAAGCGCCTCCTCAAGGGCCGGATCGGCATCGACTCCGAGGCCGGGCCCACCGAGATCGCGGTCCTCGCCGACCGCACCGCCGACCCGGTCCACGTCGCCGCCGACCTGATCAGCCAGGCCGAGCACGACCCGATGGCCGCCGCGGTCCTGGTCACCGACTCCGAGGAGCTGGCCGACCGCACCGAGAAGGAGCTGGCCCCGCAGATCGAGGCCACCAAGCACGTCGAGGACCGCATCGTGCCGGCGCTGTCCGGCCGGCAGTCCGCGATCGTCCTGGTCGACGGCCTCGACGAGGGCCTGAAGGTGGTGGACGCCTACGGCGCCGAGCACCTGGAGATCCAGACCGCCGACGCCACCGCGGTCGCCGCCCGGGTCCGCAACGCCGGCGCGATCTTCGTCGGCCCGCACGCCCCGGTCTCCCTCGGCGACTACTGCGCCGGCTCCAACCACGTCCTGCCCACCGGCGGTTGCGCCTGCCACTCCTCGGGCCTGTCCGTCCAGTCGTTCCTGCGCGGCATCCACGTCGTGGACTACTCGCGGGAGGCGCTGGCCGAGGTCGCCCACCATGTGGTGACCCTCGCCGAGGCCGAGGACCTCCCGGCCCACGGCGCGGCGATCAAGGCGAGGTTCGACTGGACGGTCCCCCAGAGCAAGTGAGCAGGCACGTGACCAAGAACTCCCCGGTGTCCCGTATGGACGAGCTCCCCATCCGGGACGAGCTGCGCGGCAAGTCCCCCTACGGCGCGCCGCAGCTGGACGTCCCGGTGCGCCTCAACACCAACGAGAACCCCTACCCGCTCCCCGAGCCGCTGGTGCGGCGGATCGCCGAGCGGGTGACCGAGGCCGCCCGCCACCTCAACCGCTACCCCGACCGGGACGCGATCGAGCTGCGCACCGCGCTGGCCGCCTACCTCACCCGCACCGCCGGCCACGAGGTCACCACCGAGCAGGTGTGGGCCGCCAACGGCTCCAACGAGGTCCTCCAGCAGCTGCTGCAGACCTTCGGCGGCCCCGGCCGCACCGCGCTCGGCTTCGAGCCGTCGTACTCCATGCACGCGCTGATCTCGCGCGGCACCGGCACCGGCTGGATCTCCGGCCCGCGCAACGACGACTTCACCATCGACGTCGAGGCGGCCCGGGCGGCCATCGCCGAGCACCGCCCCGACGTGGTCTTCGTCTGCTCGCCCAACAACCCCACCGGCACCGCCGTCGAGGCCGACACCGTCCTCGCGCTGTACGAGGCGGCGCAGGCCGCCCGGGCGGACACCGCGGGGGCGCTGGTGGTGGTCGACGAGGCGTACGTCGAGTTCAGCCACCACCCGTCGCTGCTGCGGCTGATCGAGGGCCGGCCGAACCTGGTGCTCTCCCGGACGATGTCCAAGGCGTTCGGCGCCGCCGGGCTCCGGCTGGGCTACCTCGCCGCCGACCCGGCCGTGGTCGACGCCGTCCAGCTGGTCCGGCTGCCGTACCACCTCTCGTCCGTCACCCAGGCCACCGCGCTCGCCGCCCTGGAGCACACCGATACGCTCCTGGGGTACGTCGCGCAGCTCAAGGGCGAGCGGGACCGCCTGGTCGCCGAACTGCGCGCGCTCGACTGCCAGGTCGTCGCGTCGGACGCCAACTTCGTCCAGTTCGGCCTCTTCGACGACGCGCACGCCGTCTGGCAGGCGATCCTCGACCACGGCGTGCTGGTCCGCGACAACGGCGTACCGGGCTGGCTGCGGGTCACCGCCGGCACCCCGGCCGAGAACGACGCGTTCCTGGACGCGGTGCGCGCGGTGCTCAAAGAACGCAGCCTGAAGGAGAACAAGCGATGAGCGGGGATACCGCCCGCGTGGGGCGCGTGGAGCGCACCACCAAGGAGACGACGGTGCTGGTCGAGATCGACCTCGACGGCACCGGCCAGGTCGACGTCTCGACCGGCGTCGGCTTCTACGACCACATGCTCGACCAGCTCGGCCGGCACGGCCTCTTCGACCTCAAGGTCAAGACCGACGGCGATCTGCACATCGACACCCACCACACCATCGAGGACACCGCCCTCGCGCTCGGCGCCGCCTTCAAGCAGGCGCTCGGCGACAAGGTCGGCATCTACCGCTTCGGCAACTGCACCGTCCCGCTGGACGAGTCGCTGGCCCAGGTCACCGTCGACCTCTCCGGTCGCCCCTACCTGGTGCACACCGAGCCGGAGAACATGGCGCCGATGATCGGCACCTACGACACCACGATGACCCGGCACATACTCGAGTCGTTCGTCGCCCAGGCCCAGATCGCGCTGCACGTCCACGTCCCGTACGGCCGCAACGCCCACCACATCGTGGAGTGCCAGTTCAAGGCGCTCGCCCGGGCCCTGCGCTACGCCAGCGAACGCGACGTGCGGGCCGCCGGGATCCTGCCCTCCACGAAGGGGGCTCTGTGAGCGTCGCACGCGCGGCCGCCGGGCCGCAGACGAACACGATGCCCGCACCTCTGCGCCGCGTGGGCGGAGAAGCGAACCGGAGGACGCAGTGAACGGCCTGTCCACCGTCTTCATCCTCGTGGGCCTCTTCCTGCTCGGCGGGGTCTACTCGTTCTGGAAGCAGCAGATCCCCAAGAGCGTGATCACCCTGATGGCCATCGCCTCGGCGATGTGCCTGGTGGCCGGGGTGCTGCGACTGGAGGTGTGGAATTGAGCGCCGCGCAGCAGTCCCCCGGGCGGCAGTCCGCGGGCAAGGCCGCCAAGAAGGTCGTCGTCTTCGACTACGGCTTCGGCAACGTCCGGTCCGCCGAGCGCGCCCTGGCACACGTCGGCGCGGACGTGGAGATCACCCGCGACTACGACACCGCGATGAACGCCGACGGGCTGCTGGTGCCCGGCGTCGGCGCGTTCGCCGCGTGCATGCGCGGGCTGAAGGAGGCCCGCGGCGACTGGGTCATCGGCCGTCGGCTGTCCGGTGGCCGCCCGGTGATGGGCATCTGCGTCGGCATGCAGATCCTCTTCGGGCGCGGCATCGAGCACGGCGTGGAGACCGACGGCCTCGACGAGTGGCCCGGCACGGTCGGCCCGCTCAAGGCCGAGGTCGTCCCGCACATGGGCTGGAACACCGTCCGCCCCGCCGAGGGCTCGCGGCTGTTCGCGGGGATGCCCGCCGACGCCCGCTACTACTTCGTGCACTCCTACGCGGTCCACGACTGGGAGCTGGAGATCGGCAACGCCGCCCTCGCCGCCCCCAAGGTCACCTGGTCCACGCACGGCGAGCCGTTCGTGGCCGCGGTCGAGAACGGTCCGCTGTGGGCCACCCAGTTCCACCCCGAGAAGTCCGGCGACGCCGGTGCCCAGCTCCTCACCAACTGGATCGAAACGCTGTGAACGCTGCGAACAAGCTTGAACTGCTGCCCGCCGTCGACGTCCGCGACGGCCAGGCCGTCCGCCTGGTGCACGGCGAGTCCGGCTCGGAGACCTCCTACGGGGACCCGCTGCAGGCCGCGCTGGCTTGGCAGGCGGCCGGCGCCGAGTGGCTGCACCTGGTCGACCTGGACGCCGCCTTCGGCACCGGCGACAACCGCGCGCAGATCGCCCAGGTCGCCCGCTCCATGGACATCAAGGTCGAGCTGTCCGGCGGGATCCGCGACGACGACTCGCTGGCCGCCGCGCTGGCCACGGGCTGCACCCGGGTCAACATCGGCACCGCGGCGCTGGAGGACCCGGAGTGGGTCGCCAAGATCATCGCCGAGCACGGCGACAAGATCGCGGTGGGCCTGGACGTCCGCGGCACGACCCTGCGCGGCCGCGGCTGGACCCGCGACGGCGGCGACCTCTACGAGACGCTGGCCCGCCTGGACTCCGAGGGCTGCGCCCGCTACGTCGTCACCGACATCAACAAGGACGGCACGCTCCAGGGCCCCAACCTGGAGCTGCTGAAGAACGTCTGCGCGGCCACCGACCGCCCGGTCGTCGCCTCCGGCGGCGTCTCCTCCCTCGACGACCTGCGGGCGATCGCCGCGCTGGTGCCGGAGGGTGTCGAGGGCTCCATCGTCGGCAAGGCGCTCTACGCGAAGGCGTTCACCCTCGAAGAGGCACTGGCGGCCGTGTCGTAGACCGCGGGTGCCGCAACCGGCCACATGGGAGGCGGCGTGATGAGCATCGAGCGCGTACGGACCGACAGTCCCTGGGAAGAGACCATTGGCTTCGCGCGTGCGGTGGCGGCCGGCGACCGGGTCCTGGTCGCCGGCACCATGCCGCTGGTCGGCGGCGTCCTCCAGGGCGAGGGCGACCCCTACGTCCAGACCAAGGTCGCCTTCGGGAACGCGTTGGCGGCGCTCAAACCCTTCGGGGTGGGCGTCGCCGAGGTGCTGCGCACCCGGATGTACCTGACCCACCTGCGCGACGCGGACGCCGCCGCCCGCGCCCACCGCGAGCTGTTCGAAGCCGCGCCGCCCGCCACGACCGTGGTCGTGGTCTCCGGCTTCGTCGACTCCCGCGTCCTGGTGGAAGTAGAACTAGAAGCGTTCCGGGACCTGTCCCCGGAAACCGAGCGAGAGGGCTGAACGACATGACCCTGGCGGTCCGCGTCATTCCCTGCCTGGACGTCGACAACGGCCGCGTCGTCAAGGGCGTCAACTTCCAGAACCTGCGCGACGCCGGGGACCCGGTCGAGATGGCGAAGGTCTACGGCCAGGAGGGCGCCGACGAGCTGACCTT is a genomic window containing:
- a CDS encoding ABC transporter ATP-binding protein, with amino-acid sequence MEHGAPVCVVRDLVKTYPALRGRRGADRAPAVRASDGISLDVRRGEIFGLLGPNGAGKSTLVRQLTGLLRPDSGSIVVLGHDLVRHPERAARLLGYLGQESTALDELTVSLAVETTGRLRGLDAGAARAERDAVLDELGLGPIAGRALKKLSGGQRRLACFATALIGERPLLVLDEPTTGMDPVARRAVWAAVDRRRAERGATVVLVTHNVLEAESVLDRVAVIDQGRVIACDTPGRLKELVGEEVRLELVWRDRPPLDVPEVAALAAEARTAGRRWTLRLPADRARSAVTAVTAGPAFAALDDFTLATPSLEDVYVSLGGRAEGLVKA
- a CDS encoding ABC transporter permease, with amino-acid sequence MVSARAATGTGAEPDGGGAGEVAPLAPRARLLPALGAVYRAQLSRARVARIPLLFVATFQSVGIMVLLRGVVSGGDPAWSVVAGSAVLVVAFVALNLLAQYFGQLRAGGGLDHYATLPVPPAAVVLGAAAAYASFTVPGTVVTAVVGCLLFQLPMAHLWVLVAVVPLAGAALSGLGAALGLLAPRQELATLGGQLGMSAALLLGVLPAGRMPEPIGWARDLLPSTYGVEALARTFAPHPDWLAVAGDLGICAAVGVLSLALATWAYRRAAVR
- a CDS encoding DUF2567 domain-containing protein, with product MTAAQTPHENQPPHENQPADEPHRQQDAPAGEPAAAADSAAGPELARELREGVLIALAVAVSGVLLGVLWAWLAPRVPLIADTHNVYLKNTEGEEAIGADGTFVLLAFGFGVLSAAVVFLFRRRGGIPLVVSLAVGGLLAAVLGWLMGMWLGPTPDVVAHAKQVGAGVVFDGPLRLQAKGALLAWPIAGMLTQIALSGLFGPRDPEPDGLMVPDWSGHHQQPPTAD
- the ybaK gene encoding Cys-tRNA(Pro) deacylase; this encodes MAKKPKQGKKTGPQSGGTPATVALTAAGVPFTVHAYEHDPAAASYGEEAAEALGISPDQVFKTLLADVDGTLTVAVVPVSGSLDLKALAAAVGGKRASMADPAAAERSTGYVLGGISPLGQRKRLRTVLDASAQGRPTVCVSAGRRGLEVELAPDDLVALTGARLAPIARG
- a CDS encoding LON peptidase substrate-binding domain-containing protein translates to MSSLRLPLFPLNSVLFPGLVLPLNVFEARYRAMMRDLLERPEDDRRFAVVAIRDGREVAFTAPGLPDATAPTATGPAAGFGDDPVRAFHAVGCVADAATIQEKSGGGYEVLATGTTRFRLLSVDASGPYLTGELEPLEEDHGEGAGALASGVVRAFRAYQKRLAWANERTLASGQDLPADPAVLSYLVAAAAVLDVPAKQELLAAPDTADRLRQELKLLRQEAAVIGKLPSLPAVELTRQPTSPN
- a CDS encoding oxidoreductase: MTGARDGDAPADLRLTSAEWSMWQAFRNGSTCNLSSGEPSRDDPHGQHLWGPERRVRARVVALLLLDGPPAQPGRVSGLKLTGAYITDTLDLAGGTIKPFVELRDCRFEAEVLLPESRFTTLRMVNCAIPRLEAARLHTEGDLHLPRCVVHSGIRLTDAHIGTDLMLNQVVVHKDRQGRSIMADGMTVAQDLQAEMLESYGELSLRGATVGVSLSLRGSHLSNPFGRRALNAPQLTVERTLYLTAAGLANSPFSSGATPPYGITHTPARGTRMQRFECEGGVRLDDGRFGDAVDLEHARFIMESDQELSLRRIQTPELRFLGERPQRGRVILSGARVVNLVDKSASWPGLGGLMMAGFSYETLIPRGHFPLALRLQWVAAATPEYAPEPYEMLAASLRAMGEDADAREVLLAKQRRRRETLPLAAKAWGFLQDWTVAYGYRPGRATVWMAILWAIGTAYFASYPPPPLKHDEAPPWNPYLYSLDLLLPVIDLYQGGAWKPGGAAQWVAAVMIMAGWVLATTVATGASRLLRRQ
- the hisD gene encoding histidinol dehydrogenase is translated as MISRIDLRGAALPEGAALRDLLPRAEFDVEAALEQVRPICEDVRHRGTAALIDYGRRFDGVEIERVRVPVEALTEALDALDPKVRAALEESIRRARIVHREQRRTDVTTKVVPGGTVTERWVPVERVGLYVPGGRSVYPSSVVMNVVPAQEAGVGSLAVASPPQASSPAQPSFHGLPHPTILAACALLGVDEVYAAGGAQAVAMFAYGTEECAPVNLVTGPGNIYVAAAKRLLKGRIGIDSEAGPTEIAVLADRTADPVHVAADLISQAEHDPMAAAVLVTDSEELADRTEKELAPQIEATKHVEDRIVPALSGRQSAIVLVDGLDEGLKVVDAYGAEHLEIQTADATAVAARVRNAGAIFVGPHAPVSLGDYCAGSNHVLPTGGCACHSSGLSVQSFLRGIHVVDYSREALAEVAHHVVTLAEAEDLPAHGAAIKARFDWTVPQSK
- a CDS encoding histidinol-phosphate transaminase, producing MDELPIRDELRGKSPYGAPQLDVPVRLNTNENPYPLPEPLVRRIAERVTEAARHLNRYPDRDAIELRTALAAYLTRTAGHEVTTEQVWAANGSNEVLQQLLQTFGGPGRTALGFEPSYSMHALISRGTGTGWISGPRNDDFTIDVEAARAAIAEHRPDVVFVCSPNNPTGTAVEADTVLALYEAAQAARADTAGALVVVDEAYVEFSHHPSLLRLIEGRPNLVLSRTMSKAFGAAGLRLGYLAADPAVVDAVQLVRLPYHLSSVTQATALAALEHTDTLLGYVAQLKGERDRLVAELRALDCQVVASDANFVQFGLFDDAHAVWQAILDHGVLVRDNGVPGWLRVTAGTPAENDAFLDAVRAVLKERSLKENKR
- the hisB gene encoding imidazoleglycerol-phosphate dehydratase HisB, yielding MSGDTARVGRVERTTKETTVLVEIDLDGTGQVDVSTGVGFYDHMLDQLGRHGLFDLKVKTDGDLHIDTHHTIEDTALALGAAFKQALGDKVGIYRFGNCTVPLDESLAQVTVDLSGRPYLVHTEPENMAPMIGTYDTTMTRHILESFVAQAQIALHVHVPYGRNAHHIVECQFKALARALRYASERDVRAAGILPSTKGAL
- the hisH gene encoding imidazole glycerol phosphate synthase subunit HisH gives rise to the protein MSAAQQSPGRQSAGKAAKKVVVFDYGFGNVRSAERALAHVGADVEITRDYDTAMNADGLLVPGVGAFAACMRGLKEARGDWVIGRRLSGGRPVMGICVGMQILFGRGIEHGVETDGLDEWPGTVGPLKAEVVPHMGWNTVRPAEGSRLFAGMPADARYYFVHSYAVHDWELEIGNAALAAPKVTWSTHGEPFVAAVENGPLWATQFHPEKSGDAGAQLLTNWIETL